The following is a genomic window from Deltaproteobacteria bacterium.
GAGGCTGCAGATATAAAACTTTCTGTAGAGAGAGATGCCTTGGTAATCCCCTGCAAAAGCGGTTCGGCGATTGCAGGCCTCTTTCCTTTCGCCAGCATCTTCTCGTTTGCCTCTTCAAATATATATCTTTCAACCTGGTCTCCAACAAGAACATCTGTATCACCAGGCTCTTTTATCTTTACCCTTCTGAGCATCTGCTTTACAATTACTTCAATATGCTTATCGTTTATCTTAACGCCTTGCAGCCTATAGACCTCCTGCACCTCATCCACAAGATATTTAGCCAATTCCTTAATACCAAGCACGCTGAGAATATCATGCGGATTTGCAGACCCGTCCATAAGAGGCTCTCCTGCCTTTACCCTGTCCCCTTCCCTCACACTTATATGCTTGCCTTTAGGAATCAGATATTCTTTAGGTTCCCCAATCTCCGGAGTAACAACAACCTTTCTCTTGCCTTTAGTATCCTTGCCAAACGACACTGCGCCGTCAATTTCGCTGATAACAGCGCATTCCTTTGGCTTCCTTGCCTCAAAGAGTTCTGCAACCCGCGGCAGCCCGCCGGTAATATCCTTGGTTTTTGTAGTCTCTCTTGGAATCTTACATATAATATCCCCTGCAAAAACAGCATCTCCTTCGTTAATTGTTATTATAGCTCCGACAGGCAAGAGGTATCTGGCCTCTATAGCAGCGCCATGGATCTTTAATGTCCTTCCAGCCTGGTCCTTTATAGAAACCCTTGGCCTCAAATCGCCCTCTTTATAGCTCACTACAACTTTACTTGAAAGACCGGTAACCTCGTCCACCTGTTCCCGCATGGTCTTCCCTTCTTCAATATCTCCGAATTTAACCACGCCACTTGCCTCTGTTATAATCGGGATTGTATATGGATCCCACTCTGCCAACACTTCTCCTGTCTTAACCTTCTGGCCATCCTTGACCTTAAGTTTTGCGCCATATATTAGAGAATTTACCTCTCTATCCCTTCCATTCTCATCGTGAAGGGCTATTTCGCCATTCCTGCTCATAACCACAACTTCATTTTTTGAGTTCACAGCAGTATGCAGATTTATAAATTTAACATTGCCGTCATGTCTTGCCTCCAATTGGGTTTGTTCCGCCCTTCTGCTGGCTGTACCGCCGATATGAAATGTTCTCATTGTAAGCTGTGTTCCAGGCTCTCCTATGGACTGGGCTGCAATGACGCCAACAGCCTCGCCCAAATCAACCATTCGGCCTCTGGCAAGGTCCCTTCCGTAACACTTTTTGCATATCCCACGTTTACTCCTGCAGGTAAGGACGCTCCTTATCTTTACCTTCTCCATGCCTGCCTCTTCTATTTTAGCCACGTTGTCTTCATCAATCTCTTCATTTTCTTTAACAAGGATATTGCCTGTGAATTGGTCTATAATATCCTCCATGGCAACCCTGCCCAGAAGCCTTTCACCTATAGGTTCAATAATTTCTCCACCCTCAATAAGCGAAGATATATATATGCCGTCCAATGTTCCGCAGTCATCTTCAGAGATTATTGCATCCTGCGCAACATCCACCAATCTTCTTGTAAGGTAGCCTGAATTGGCGGTTTTTAAAGCTGTGTCTGCAAGACCCTTTCTTGCCCCGTGCGTAGAGATGAAGTACTGCAGCACTGTAAGACCTTCTCTGAAATTAGCCGTTATCGGCGTCTCTATTATTTCGCCTGACGGCTTTGCCATAAGCCCTCTCATACCTGCAAGCTGCCTTATCTGCTGTGCAGAACCCCTTGCCCCGGAATCAGCCATCATAAATATTGGATTAAAACTGGGAATGCTCTTTTCTTTACCCTTCTCATCTTTTATAGTCTCTGTGCCGAGATCTTTGAGCATCTCTGCGGCAATCTCCTCAGTTGTCTGCGCCCATATATCAATAACCTTGTTATATCTTTCACCATCAGTTATCAAACCTTCATTATACTGCTTTTGGATTTCCTGAGCCTCGCTGTATGCCTTTCCCAAAAGCTTGCCTTTTTTGGACGGTATCTTCATATCATCTATACAGATAGATATCCCGGCCTTTGTTGCATATGTAAAACCAAGGTTTTTAAGCTGATCGGCAAGAATTACCGTCTTCTTATCCCCGGCGCGGCGGTAACAGATATCAATTAGATTTGCAAGCTGCTTCTTATCCATTACCCTGTTTACGAATTCAAATGGAATCTCATCAGGCAATACCTCGTTTAAAATAATCCTTCCTACTGTAGTATCTATCAATTTCCCATCCATCTTGACCTTTATCTTTGCCTGAAGATGGACCTCTCCTGCATCATACGCAACCCTGACCTCTTCAGGCGATGAAAGGATGCTGCCGGTTCCCTTAACACCATACCTTTCCCTTGTCATATAGTAGATTCCGAGAACAATATCCTGGGTAGGCACAATTACAGGCTTGCCGTTTGCCGGGGAAAGGATATTGTTTGTTGACATCATAAGCACCCTCGCCTCAGTCTGGGACTCTACGGAAAGAGGGATATGGACAGCCATCTGATCGCCGTCAAAATCCGCATTAAACGCAGTGCAAACAAGTGGATGAAGCTGAATAGCCTTCCCTTCGATAAGAAGCGGTTCAAATGCCTGTATGCCCAAACGGTGCAATGTGGGAGCCCTGTTCAACATCACAGGATGCTCCTTTATAACCTCATCAAGCACATCCCATACCTCCGGCCTTTCCTTTTCAACCATTTTCTTTGCAGCCTTAATAGTAGTGGCATAGCCGCGCTCTTCAAGTTTTTGATATATAAACGGTTTAAATAATTCGAGCGCCATCTTTTTGGGCAGGCCGCATTGATGCAATTTTAAATCAGGACCAATTACAATGACTGAACGTCCAGAGTAGTCAACCCTCTTTCCAAGAAGGTTCTGCCTGAATCTACCGCCCTTGCCTTTTATCATATCGCTCAAGGATTTTAATGGACGTTTATTCTGCCCTGTTATTATTCTACCCCGGCGCGCATTATCAAACAGCGCATCAACAGCCTCCTGCAGCATCCTCTTCTCATTTCGTATTATAATATCGGGGGCATTAAGCTCCATAAGCCTCTTCAAGCGGTTATTCCTGTTTATCACCCTTCTGTAAAGATCGTTTAAGTCAGATGTGGCAAATCTTCCTCCATCCAGAGGCACCAGAGGTCTTAAGTCCGGCGGTAAAACAGGAATCACATCCAGTATCATCCATTCCGGCCTGGCTCCTGACGACTTAAAACCGTCTACTATCTTTAATCTCTTTACTATCTTCTTCTTTTTTACCTCAGATGTGGTTTTTTTCATCTCTGAACGAAGAAAAGATGAAAGCTTCTGCAAATCCAGTTTCTTAAGCGCCTCTTTTACTACCTCAGCGCCCATACCTGCAACAAAACCATCATGACCATACTTTTCCACGGCCTTTTCATACTTATCATCAGTTAAAAGTTCGCCATCCTTAAGGTCGGTATCCTTTGGCTCTATAACTATATAGCTTTCATAATATATAACCCTTTCAAGCTCCTTCAGGGTCATATCCAGTATGGTGGCTATCCTGCTTGGCAGGCTCCGCATAAACCATATATGAGCAACAGGGGTGGCAAGCTCTATATGGCCAAGCCTTTCCCTCCTTACCTTGGAAGGTATAACCTCCACCCCGCATTTTTCGCAGGTTACGCCCCTGTGCTTCATCCTTTTATATTTTCCGCAGTTGCATTCATAATCCTTTACGGGACCGAATATCTTTGCGCAAAAAAGGCCGTCCCTTTCCGGTTTGAATGTCCTGTAGTTTATGGTCTCAGGCTTTTTTACCTCGCCAAAAGACCACTCTCTTATCTTATCAGGAGATGCAAGAGATATCCTTATGGCAGAAAAATCAGTCGGTCTTTTCTGCTTTCCAAAAAGCGCCATTAGTCTTTCCAATGTAATCCTCCTTAACTACAATTACGAATTAACTACGATGACAGTTTCCCATTCATAATTCGTAATTCCTCATTGCCTTTACTACTTTTCTTCCAAAAGTTCCACATCCAATACCAGACTCTGCAATTCCTTTATAAGGACATTAAAAGACTCAGGCAAGGTTGGCTCTATATTATACTCTTTCTTCACAATAGCCTCATACATCCTTGTCCTGCCCGGAACGTCATCGCTCTTTACAGTTAAAAATTCCTGCAGT
Proteins encoded in this region:
- the rpoC gene encoding DNA-directed RNA polymerase subunit beta', with the translated sequence MALFGKQKRPTDFSAIRISLASPDKIREWSFGEVKKPETINYRTFKPERDGLFCAKIFGPVKDYECNCGKYKRMKHRGVTCEKCGVEVIPSKVRRERLGHIELATPVAHIWFMRSLPSRIATILDMTLKELERVIYYESYIVIEPKDTDLKDGELLTDDKYEKAVEKYGHDGFVAGMGAEVVKEALKKLDLQKLSSFLRSEMKKTTSEVKKKKIVKRLKIVDGFKSSGARPEWMILDVIPVLPPDLRPLVPLDGGRFATSDLNDLYRRVINRNNRLKRLMELNAPDIIIRNEKRMLQEAVDALFDNARRGRIITGQNKRPLKSLSDMIKGKGGRFRQNLLGKRVDYSGRSVIVIGPDLKLHQCGLPKKMALELFKPFIYQKLEERGYATTIKAAKKMVEKERPEVWDVLDEVIKEHPVMLNRAPTLHRLGIQAFEPLLIEGKAIQLHPLVCTAFNADFDGDQMAVHIPLSVESQTEARVLMMSTNNILSPANGKPVIVPTQDIVLGIYYMTRERYGVKGTGSILSSPEEVRVAYDAGEVHLQAKIKVKMDGKLIDTTVGRIILNEVLPDEIPFEFVNRVMDKKQLANLIDICYRRAGDKKTVILADQLKNLGFTYATKAGISICIDDMKIPSKKGKLLGKAYSEAQEIQKQYNEGLITDGERYNKVIDIWAQTTEEIAAEMLKDLGTETIKDEKGKEKSIPSFNPIFMMADSGARGSAQQIRQLAGMRGLMAKPSGEIIETPITANFREGLTVLQYFISTHGARKGLADTALKTANSGYLTRRLVDVAQDAIISEDDCGTLDGIYISSLIEGGEIIEPIGERLLGRVAMEDIIDQFTGNILVKENEEIDEDNVAKIEEAGMEKVKIRSVLTCRSKRGICKKCYGRDLARGRMVDLGEAVGVIAAQSIGEPGTQLTMRTFHIGGTASRRAEQTQLEARHDGNVKFINLHTAVNSKNEVVVMSRNGEIALHDENGRDREVNSLIYGAKLKVKDGQKVKTGEVLAEWDPYTIPIITEASGVVKFGDIEEGKTMREQVDEVTGLSSKVVVSYKEGDLRPRVSIKDQAGRTLKIHGAAIEARYLLPVGAIITINEGDAVFAGDIICKIPRETTKTKDITGGLPRVAELFEARKPKECAVISEIDGAVSFGKDTKGKRKVVVTPEIGEPKEYLIPKGKHISVREGDRVKAGEPLMDGSANPHDILSVLGIKELAKYLVDEVQEVYRLQGVKINDKHIEVIVKQMLRRVKIKEPGDTDVLVGDQVERYIFEEANEKMLAKGKRPAIAEPLLQGITKASLSTESFISAASFQETTKVLTEASIAGKVDYLRGLKENVIMGKLVPAGTGFPYYRKLSLAVPEESGLTQEPSD